In Esox lucius isolate fEsoLuc1 chromosome 6, fEsoLuc1.pri, whole genome shotgun sequence, the following proteins share a genomic window:
- the LOC105010520 gene encoding serine/threonine-protein phosphatase 4 regulatory subunit 3-B isoform X5, whose translation MSDTRRRVKVYTLNEDRQWDDRGTGHVSSTFVERLKGISLLVRAESDGSLLLESKISPNTAYQKQQDTLIVWSEAENYDLALSFQEKAGCDEIWEKICQVQGKDPALEITQDPIDESEEERFEEMPETSHLVELPPCELARLEEIADLVTSVLSSPIRREKLALALMSEGYMKKLLQLFQVCEDLDNREGLHHLYEIVRGVLFLNKAALFEVMFSDDCIMDVVGCLEYDPALVQPKRHREFLTKTAKFKEVIPITDSELRQKIHQTYRVQYIQDIILPTPSVFEENFLSTLTSFIFFNKVEIVSMLQEDEKFLTEVFAQLTDEATEDGKRRELVNFFKEFCAFSQTLQPQNRDAFFKTLANLGILSALEIVMGMDDLQVRAAATDIFSYLVEFSPSMVREFVMQEPQQTDDDVLLINVVIKQMICDSDPELGGAVQLMGLLRTLIDPENMLAPTNKTEKTEFLSFFYKYCMQVLTAPLLANTVDDKHSKDLQEGSTKINPVCPDNFQTAQLLALILELLTFCVEHHTYHIKTYIMNKDLLRRVLVLMNSKHTFLALCALRFMRRIIGQKDEYYNRYIIKGNLFEPVISTLLDNGTRYNLLNSAIIELFEFIKVEDIKSLIAHIIDNYYKALESIEYVQTFKGLKGRYEQEKDRQTQRLNRYRRDPRTLDEDEEMWFNEDEDDDEGEAIEKSRPEEEFPESYGKYIEAKKS comes from the exons ATGTCGGATACTCGGCGGCGTGTGAAAGTATACACGCTGAATGAAGACCGACAGTGGGACGACAGGGGCACCGGACATGTCTCGTCTACCTTTGTCGAACGACTGAAGGGAATATCGTTATTAGTTAGGGCCGAATCTGACG GCTCACTACTTCTGGAGTCTAAAATCAGCCCAAATACTGCATATCAAAAACAACAA GACACCTTGATTGTGTGGTCTGAAGCGGAGAACTATGATCTGGCTTTGAGTTTTCAAGAAAAGGCTGGCTGTGATGAAATCTGGGAGAAGATTTGTCAG GTGCAGGGGAAAGACCCTGCACTGGAAATCACCCAGGACCCCATTGATGAGTCTGAGGAGGAGCGCTTTGAGGAGATGCCAGAGACCAGCCACCTGGTGGAGCTGCCTCCCTGTGAGTTAGCCCGGCTGGAGGAGATCGCCGACCTGGTGACCTCTGTCCTGTCCTCGCCCATTCGCCGGGAGAAGCTGGCCCTGGCCCTTATGAGTGAAGGCTACATGAAGAAGCTCTTGCAGCTTTTCCAGGTGTGCGAAGACCTGGACAATCGAGAGGGTCTTCATCACTTGTATGAGATTGTGCGCGGTGTACTCTTTCTCAATAAGGCAGCTCTTTTCGAGGTCATGTTCTCAGACGACtgcatcatggatgtggtgggCTGCCTCGAGTATGACCCGGCACTGGTGCAACCCAAACGGCACCGCGAGTTCCTCACCAAGACGGCCAAGTTCAAGGAAGTGATTCCCATCACAGACTCAGAGCTCCGGCAGAAGATCCACCAGACATACCGAGTGCAGTACATCCAAGACATCATACTTCCCACGCCTTCTGTGTTCGAGGAGAACTTCCTTTCCACCCTCACATCCTTCATTTTTTTCAACAAGGTGGAGATAGTCAGCATGCTGCAG GAGGATGAGAAGTTCCTGACCGAAGTCTTTGCACAGCTTACAGATGAAGCCACAGAGGACGGTAAAAGGAGGGAACTA GTGAACTTTTTCAAAGAATTTTGTGCTTTTTCACAAACCCTGCAACCACAAAATAGAGATGCTTTCTTCAAGACTCTTGCGAATCTTGGCATTCTTTCTGCCCTTGAAATAGTCATG GGCATGGACGACCTGCAGGTGAGGGCTGCAGCCACAGATATATTTTCCTACCTGGTGGAGTTCAGCCCCTCCATGGTCCGAGAATTTGTCATGCAAGAGCCGCAGCAGACAGATGAT GATGTGCTGCTGATCAACGTTGTGATAAAGCAGATGATCTGTGACTCAGACCCTGAGCTGGGTGGTGCTGTGCAGCTCATGGGGCTCCTACGCACACTGATTGACCCAGAGAACATGCTTGCCCCCACTAAT AaaacagagaagacagagtTCCTCAGCTTCTTCTACAAGTACTGCATGCAGGTCCTTACAGCCCCTCTATTGGCCAACACTGTAGACGACAAGCACTCTAAAG ATCTGCAAGAGGGCTCCACCAAGATCAACCCAGTGTGTCCTG ATAATTTTCAGACAGCTCAGCTCCTTGCTTTGATACTGGAGTTGCTGACTTTCTGCGTAGAGCACCACACGTACCACATAAAGACCTACATCATGAATAAAGACCTGCTGCGAAGAGTGCTGGTGCTAATGAACTCAAAACACACCTTCCTGGCGTTGT GTGCTCTGCGCTTCATGAGAAGAATAATTGGGCAGAAGGATGAGTACTACAACCGCTACATTATCAAAGGGAATCTATTTGAGCCAGTTATCAGCACACTGTTGGACAATGGAACAAGATACAACCTTCTAAACTCGGCAATCATTGAACTCTTTGAGTTCATCAAAGTT GAAGATATCAAGTCCCTCATAGCCCACATCATAGACAACTACTACAAAGCACTTGAATCCATTGAATACGTCCAGACTTTCAAGGGACTGAAGGGCAGATATGAGCAGGAGAAAGACCGACAGACTCAGAGACTTAACAG GTATCGTAGGGATCCCAGAACGCTGGACGAGGATGAGGAAATGTGGTTCAATGAAGATGAAGACGACGATGAAGGAGAGGCTATTGAGAAAAGCAGGCCTGAGGAAGAGTTCCCAGAGAGCTACGGAAAGTATATTGAAGCCAAAAAA AGTTAA
- the LOC105010520 gene encoding serine/threonine-protein phosphatase 4 regulatory subunit 3-A isoform X1 produces the protein MSDTRRRVKVYTLNEDRQWDDRGTGHVSSTFVERLKGISLLVRAESDGSLLLESKISPNTAYQKQQDTLIVWSEAENYDLALSFQEKAGCDEIWEKICQVQGKDPALEITQDPIDESEEERFEEMPETSHLVELPPCELARLEEIADLVTSVLSSPIRREKLALALMSEGYMKKLLQLFQVCEDLDNREGLHHLYEIVRGVLFLNKAALFEVMFSDDCIMDVVGCLEYDPALVQPKRHREFLTKTAKFKEVIPITDSELRQKIHQTYRVQYIQDIILPTPSVFEENFLSTLTSFIFFNKVEIVSMLQEDEKFLTEVFAQLTDEATEDGKRRELVNFFKEFCAFSQTLQPQNRDAFFKTLANLGILSALEIVMGMDDLQVRAAATDIFSYLVEFSPSMVREFVMQEPQQTDDDVLLINVVIKQMICDSDPELGGAVQLMGLLRTLIDPENMLAPTNKTEKTEFLSFFYKYCMQVLTAPLLANTVDDKHSKDLQEGSTKINPVCPDNFQTAQLLALILELLTFCVEHHTYHIKTYIMNKDLLRRVLVLMNSKHTFLALCALRFMRRIIGQKDEYYNRYIIKGNLFEPVISTLLDNGTRYNLLNSAIIELFEFIKVEDIKSLIAHIIDNYYKALESIEYVQTFKGLKGRYEQEKDRQTQRLNRYRRDPRTLDEDEEMWFNEDEDDDEGEAIEKSRPEEEFPESYGKYIEAKKVKESEDKENFPKRTPTGSFKFTFSHSTGAANGTNGANGKPAASTTSPNSSPVKSTASPATPVVKTGVVGLVDYPDDEDEEEEDEEQSPRKRPRLGS, from the exons ATGTCGGATACTCGGCGGCGTGTGAAAGTATACACGCTGAATGAAGACCGACAGTGGGACGACAGGGGCACCGGACATGTCTCGTCTACCTTTGTCGAACGACTGAAGGGAATATCGTTATTAGTTAGGGCCGAATCTGACG GCTCACTACTTCTGGAGTCTAAAATCAGCCCAAATACTGCATATCAAAAACAACAA GACACCTTGATTGTGTGGTCTGAAGCGGAGAACTATGATCTGGCTTTGAGTTTTCAAGAAAAGGCTGGCTGTGATGAAATCTGGGAGAAGATTTGTCAG GTGCAGGGGAAAGACCCTGCACTGGAAATCACCCAGGACCCCATTGATGAGTCTGAGGAGGAGCGCTTTGAGGAGATGCCAGAGACCAGCCACCTGGTGGAGCTGCCTCCCTGTGAGTTAGCCCGGCTGGAGGAGATCGCCGACCTGGTGACCTCTGTCCTGTCCTCGCCCATTCGCCGGGAGAAGCTGGCCCTGGCCCTTATGAGTGAAGGCTACATGAAGAAGCTCTTGCAGCTTTTCCAGGTGTGCGAAGACCTGGACAATCGAGAGGGTCTTCATCACTTGTATGAGATTGTGCGCGGTGTACTCTTTCTCAATAAGGCAGCTCTTTTCGAGGTCATGTTCTCAGACGACtgcatcatggatgtggtgggCTGCCTCGAGTATGACCCGGCACTGGTGCAACCCAAACGGCACCGCGAGTTCCTCACCAAGACGGCCAAGTTCAAGGAAGTGATTCCCATCACAGACTCAGAGCTCCGGCAGAAGATCCACCAGACATACCGAGTGCAGTACATCCAAGACATCATACTTCCCACGCCTTCTGTGTTCGAGGAGAACTTCCTTTCCACCCTCACATCCTTCATTTTTTTCAACAAGGTGGAGATAGTCAGCATGCTGCAG GAGGATGAGAAGTTCCTGACCGAAGTCTTTGCACAGCTTACAGATGAAGCCACAGAGGACGGTAAAAGGAGGGAACTA GTGAACTTTTTCAAAGAATTTTGTGCTTTTTCACAAACCCTGCAACCACAAAATAGAGATGCTTTCTTCAAGACTCTTGCGAATCTTGGCATTCTTTCTGCCCTTGAAATAGTCATG GGCATGGACGACCTGCAGGTGAGGGCTGCAGCCACAGATATATTTTCCTACCTGGTGGAGTTCAGCCCCTCCATGGTCCGAGAATTTGTCATGCAAGAGCCGCAGCAGACAGATGAT GATGTGCTGCTGATCAACGTTGTGATAAAGCAGATGATCTGTGACTCAGACCCTGAGCTGGGTGGTGCTGTGCAGCTCATGGGGCTCCTACGCACACTGATTGACCCAGAGAACATGCTTGCCCCCACTAAT AaaacagagaagacagagtTCCTCAGCTTCTTCTACAAGTACTGCATGCAGGTCCTTACAGCCCCTCTATTGGCCAACACTGTAGACGACAAGCACTCTAAAG ATCTGCAAGAGGGCTCCACCAAGATCAACCCAGTGTGTCCTG ATAATTTTCAGACAGCTCAGCTCCTTGCTTTGATACTGGAGTTGCTGACTTTCTGCGTAGAGCACCACACGTACCACATAAAGACCTACATCATGAATAAAGACCTGCTGCGAAGAGTGCTGGTGCTAATGAACTCAAAACACACCTTCCTGGCGTTGT GTGCTCTGCGCTTCATGAGAAGAATAATTGGGCAGAAGGATGAGTACTACAACCGCTACATTATCAAAGGGAATCTATTTGAGCCAGTTATCAGCACACTGTTGGACAATGGAACAAGATACAACCTTCTAAACTCGGCAATCATTGAACTCTTTGAGTTCATCAAAGTT GAAGATATCAAGTCCCTCATAGCCCACATCATAGACAACTACTACAAAGCACTTGAATCCATTGAATACGTCCAGACTTTCAAGGGACTGAAGGGCAGATATGAGCAGGAGAAAGACCGACAGACTCAGAGACTTAACAG GTATCGTAGGGATCCCAGAACGCTGGACGAGGATGAGGAAATGTGGTTCAATGAAGATGAAGACGACGATGAAGGAGAGGCTATTGAGAAAAGCAGGCCTGAGGAAGAGTTCCCAGAGAGCTACGGAAAGTATATTGAAGCCAAAAAAG TTAAAGAGAGTGAGGACAAAGAGAACTTTCCAAAGCGGACCCCAACTGGCAGCTTTAAGTTTACCTTCTCTCATTCTACAGGGGCTGCCAATGGAACCAATGGTGCCAATGGCAAGCCAGCCGCCTCCACCACCAGTCCCAACAGCTCCCCAGTCAAGTCCACCGCATCACCAGCCACCCCGGTAGTCAAG ACCGGGGTGGTCGGACTTGTAGACTACCCTGACGACGAAGACGAGGAGGAAGAAGACGAAGAGCAGTCCCCAAGGAAACGGCCCCGCCTGGGCTCATAA
- the LOC105010520 gene encoding serine/threonine-protein phosphatase 4 regulatory subunit 3-B isoform X4 — translation MSDTRRRVKVYTLNEDRQWDDRGTGHVSSTFVERLKGISLLVRAESDGSLLLESKISPNTAYQKQQDTLIVWSEAENYDLALSFQEKAGCDEIWEKICQVQGKDPALEITQDPIDESEEERFEEMPETSHLVELPPCELARLEEIADLVTSVLSSPIRREKLALALMSEGYMKKLLQLFQVCEDLDNREGLHHLYEIVRGVLFLNKAALFEVMFSDDCIMDVVGCLEYDPALVQPKRHREFLTKTAKFKEVIPITDSELRQKIHQTYRVQYIQDIILPTPSVFEENFLSTLTSFIFFNKVEIVSMLQEDEKFLTEVFAQLTDEATEDGKRRELVNFFKEFCAFSQTLQPQNRDAFFKTLANLGILSALEIVMGMDDLQVRAAATDIFSYLVEFSPSMVREFVMQEPQQTDDDVLLINVVIKQMICDSDPELGGAVQLMGLLRTLIDPENMLAPTNKTEKTEFLSFFYKYCMQVLTAPLLANTVDDKHSKDLQEGSTKINPVCPDNFQTAQLLALILELLTFCVEHHTYHIKTYIMNKDLLRRVLVLMNSKHTFLALCALRFMRRIIGQKDEYYNRYIIKGNLFEPVISTLLDNGTRYNLLNSAIIELFEFIKVEDIKSLIAHIIDNYYKALESIEYVQTFKGLKGRYEQEKDRQTQRLNRYRRDPRTLDEDEEMWFNEDEDDDEGEAIEKSRPEEEFPESYGKYIEAKKGAANGTNGANGKPAASTTSPNSSPVKSTASPATPVVKVSFPCQLPF, via the exons ATGTCGGATACTCGGCGGCGTGTGAAAGTATACACGCTGAATGAAGACCGACAGTGGGACGACAGGGGCACCGGACATGTCTCGTCTACCTTTGTCGAACGACTGAAGGGAATATCGTTATTAGTTAGGGCCGAATCTGACG GCTCACTACTTCTGGAGTCTAAAATCAGCCCAAATACTGCATATCAAAAACAACAA GACACCTTGATTGTGTGGTCTGAAGCGGAGAACTATGATCTGGCTTTGAGTTTTCAAGAAAAGGCTGGCTGTGATGAAATCTGGGAGAAGATTTGTCAG GTGCAGGGGAAAGACCCTGCACTGGAAATCACCCAGGACCCCATTGATGAGTCTGAGGAGGAGCGCTTTGAGGAGATGCCAGAGACCAGCCACCTGGTGGAGCTGCCTCCCTGTGAGTTAGCCCGGCTGGAGGAGATCGCCGACCTGGTGACCTCTGTCCTGTCCTCGCCCATTCGCCGGGAGAAGCTGGCCCTGGCCCTTATGAGTGAAGGCTACATGAAGAAGCTCTTGCAGCTTTTCCAGGTGTGCGAAGACCTGGACAATCGAGAGGGTCTTCATCACTTGTATGAGATTGTGCGCGGTGTACTCTTTCTCAATAAGGCAGCTCTTTTCGAGGTCATGTTCTCAGACGACtgcatcatggatgtggtgggCTGCCTCGAGTATGACCCGGCACTGGTGCAACCCAAACGGCACCGCGAGTTCCTCACCAAGACGGCCAAGTTCAAGGAAGTGATTCCCATCACAGACTCAGAGCTCCGGCAGAAGATCCACCAGACATACCGAGTGCAGTACATCCAAGACATCATACTTCCCACGCCTTCTGTGTTCGAGGAGAACTTCCTTTCCACCCTCACATCCTTCATTTTTTTCAACAAGGTGGAGATAGTCAGCATGCTGCAG GAGGATGAGAAGTTCCTGACCGAAGTCTTTGCACAGCTTACAGATGAAGCCACAGAGGACGGTAAAAGGAGGGAACTA GTGAACTTTTTCAAAGAATTTTGTGCTTTTTCACAAACCCTGCAACCACAAAATAGAGATGCTTTCTTCAAGACTCTTGCGAATCTTGGCATTCTTTCTGCCCTTGAAATAGTCATG GGCATGGACGACCTGCAGGTGAGGGCTGCAGCCACAGATATATTTTCCTACCTGGTGGAGTTCAGCCCCTCCATGGTCCGAGAATTTGTCATGCAAGAGCCGCAGCAGACAGATGAT GATGTGCTGCTGATCAACGTTGTGATAAAGCAGATGATCTGTGACTCAGACCCTGAGCTGGGTGGTGCTGTGCAGCTCATGGGGCTCCTACGCACACTGATTGACCCAGAGAACATGCTTGCCCCCACTAAT AaaacagagaagacagagtTCCTCAGCTTCTTCTACAAGTACTGCATGCAGGTCCTTACAGCCCCTCTATTGGCCAACACTGTAGACGACAAGCACTCTAAAG ATCTGCAAGAGGGCTCCACCAAGATCAACCCAGTGTGTCCTG ATAATTTTCAGACAGCTCAGCTCCTTGCTTTGATACTGGAGTTGCTGACTTTCTGCGTAGAGCACCACACGTACCACATAAAGACCTACATCATGAATAAAGACCTGCTGCGAAGAGTGCTGGTGCTAATGAACTCAAAACACACCTTCCTGGCGTTGT GTGCTCTGCGCTTCATGAGAAGAATAATTGGGCAGAAGGATGAGTACTACAACCGCTACATTATCAAAGGGAATCTATTTGAGCCAGTTATCAGCACACTGTTGGACAATGGAACAAGATACAACCTTCTAAACTCGGCAATCATTGAACTCTTTGAGTTCATCAAAGTT GAAGATATCAAGTCCCTCATAGCCCACATCATAGACAACTACTACAAAGCACTTGAATCCATTGAATACGTCCAGACTTTCAAGGGACTGAAGGGCAGATATGAGCAGGAGAAAGACCGACAGACTCAGAGACTTAACAG GTATCGTAGGGATCCCAGAACGCTGGACGAGGATGAGGAAATGTGGTTCAATGAAGATGAAGACGACGATGAAGGAGAGGCTATTGAGAAAAGCAGGCCTGAGGAAGAGTTCCCAGAGAGCTACGGAAAGTATATTGAAGCCAAAAAAG GGGCTGCCAATGGAACCAATGGTGCCAATGGCAAGCCAGCCGCCTCCACCACCAGTCCCAACAGCTCCCCAGTCAAGTCCACCGCATCACCAGCCACCCCGGTAGTCAAGGTGAGCTTTCCCTGTCAACTGCCATTCTAG
- the LOC105010520 gene encoding serine/threonine-protein phosphatase 4 regulatory subunit 3-A isoform X2: protein MSDTRRRVKVYTLNEDRQWDDRGTGHVSSTFVERLKGISLLVRAESDGSLLLESKISPNTAYQKQQDTLIVWSEAENYDLALSFQEKAGCDEIWEKICQVQGKDPALEITQDPIDESEEERFEEMPETSHLVELPPCELARLEEIADLVTSVLSSPIRREKLALALMSEGYMKKLLQLFQVCEDLDNREGLHHLYEIVRGVLFLNKAALFEVMFSDDCIMDVVGCLEYDPALVQPKRHREFLTKTAKFKEVIPITDSELRQKIHQTYRVQYIQDIILPTPSVFEENFLSTLTSFIFFNKVEIVSMLQEDEKFLTEVFAQLTDEATEDGKRRELVNFFKEFCAFSQTLQPQNRDAFFKTLANLGILSALEIVMGMDDLQVRAAATDIFSYLVEFSPSMVREFVMQEPQQTDDDVLLINVVIKQMICDSDPELGGAVQLMGLLRTLIDPENMLAPTNKTEKTEFLSFFYKYCMQVLTAPLLANTVDDKHSKDLQEGSTKINPVCPDNFQTAQLLALILELLTFCVEHHTYHIKTYIMNKDLLRRVLVLMNSKHTFLALCALRFMRRIIGQKDEYYNRYIIKGNLFEPVISTLLDNGTRYNLLNSAIIELFEFIKVEDIKSLIAHIIDNYYKALESIEYVQTFKGLKGRYEQEKDRQTQRLNRYRRDPRTLDEDEEMWFNEDEDDDEGEAIEKSRPEEEFPESYGKYIEAKKVKESEDKENFPKRTPTGSFKFTFSHSTGAANGTNGANGKPAASTTSPNSSPVKSTASPATPVVKVSFPCQLPF, encoded by the exons ATGTCGGATACTCGGCGGCGTGTGAAAGTATACACGCTGAATGAAGACCGACAGTGGGACGACAGGGGCACCGGACATGTCTCGTCTACCTTTGTCGAACGACTGAAGGGAATATCGTTATTAGTTAGGGCCGAATCTGACG GCTCACTACTTCTGGAGTCTAAAATCAGCCCAAATACTGCATATCAAAAACAACAA GACACCTTGATTGTGTGGTCTGAAGCGGAGAACTATGATCTGGCTTTGAGTTTTCAAGAAAAGGCTGGCTGTGATGAAATCTGGGAGAAGATTTGTCAG GTGCAGGGGAAAGACCCTGCACTGGAAATCACCCAGGACCCCATTGATGAGTCTGAGGAGGAGCGCTTTGAGGAGATGCCAGAGACCAGCCACCTGGTGGAGCTGCCTCCCTGTGAGTTAGCCCGGCTGGAGGAGATCGCCGACCTGGTGACCTCTGTCCTGTCCTCGCCCATTCGCCGGGAGAAGCTGGCCCTGGCCCTTATGAGTGAAGGCTACATGAAGAAGCTCTTGCAGCTTTTCCAGGTGTGCGAAGACCTGGACAATCGAGAGGGTCTTCATCACTTGTATGAGATTGTGCGCGGTGTACTCTTTCTCAATAAGGCAGCTCTTTTCGAGGTCATGTTCTCAGACGACtgcatcatggatgtggtgggCTGCCTCGAGTATGACCCGGCACTGGTGCAACCCAAACGGCACCGCGAGTTCCTCACCAAGACGGCCAAGTTCAAGGAAGTGATTCCCATCACAGACTCAGAGCTCCGGCAGAAGATCCACCAGACATACCGAGTGCAGTACATCCAAGACATCATACTTCCCACGCCTTCTGTGTTCGAGGAGAACTTCCTTTCCACCCTCACATCCTTCATTTTTTTCAACAAGGTGGAGATAGTCAGCATGCTGCAG GAGGATGAGAAGTTCCTGACCGAAGTCTTTGCACAGCTTACAGATGAAGCCACAGAGGACGGTAAAAGGAGGGAACTA GTGAACTTTTTCAAAGAATTTTGTGCTTTTTCACAAACCCTGCAACCACAAAATAGAGATGCTTTCTTCAAGACTCTTGCGAATCTTGGCATTCTTTCTGCCCTTGAAATAGTCATG GGCATGGACGACCTGCAGGTGAGGGCTGCAGCCACAGATATATTTTCCTACCTGGTGGAGTTCAGCCCCTCCATGGTCCGAGAATTTGTCATGCAAGAGCCGCAGCAGACAGATGAT GATGTGCTGCTGATCAACGTTGTGATAAAGCAGATGATCTGTGACTCAGACCCTGAGCTGGGTGGTGCTGTGCAGCTCATGGGGCTCCTACGCACACTGATTGACCCAGAGAACATGCTTGCCCCCACTAAT AaaacagagaagacagagtTCCTCAGCTTCTTCTACAAGTACTGCATGCAGGTCCTTACAGCCCCTCTATTGGCCAACACTGTAGACGACAAGCACTCTAAAG ATCTGCAAGAGGGCTCCACCAAGATCAACCCAGTGTGTCCTG ATAATTTTCAGACAGCTCAGCTCCTTGCTTTGATACTGGAGTTGCTGACTTTCTGCGTAGAGCACCACACGTACCACATAAAGACCTACATCATGAATAAAGACCTGCTGCGAAGAGTGCTGGTGCTAATGAACTCAAAACACACCTTCCTGGCGTTGT GTGCTCTGCGCTTCATGAGAAGAATAATTGGGCAGAAGGATGAGTACTACAACCGCTACATTATCAAAGGGAATCTATTTGAGCCAGTTATCAGCACACTGTTGGACAATGGAACAAGATACAACCTTCTAAACTCGGCAATCATTGAACTCTTTGAGTTCATCAAAGTT GAAGATATCAAGTCCCTCATAGCCCACATCATAGACAACTACTACAAAGCACTTGAATCCATTGAATACGTCCAGACTTTCAAGGGACTGAAGGGCAGATATGAGCAGGAGAAAGACCGACAGACTCAGAGACTTAACAG GTATCGTAGGGATCCCAGAACGCTGGACGAGGATGAGGAAATGTGGTTCAATGAAGATGAAGACGACGATGAAGGAGAGGCTATTGAGAAAAGCAGGCCTGAGGAAGAGTTCCCAGAGAGCTACGGAAAGTATATTGAAGCCAAAAAAG TTAAAGAGAGTGAGGACAAAGAGAACTTTCCAAAGCGGACCCCAACTGGCAGCTTTAAGTTTACCTTCTCTCATTCTACAGGGGCTGCCAATGGAACCAATGGTGCCAATGGCAAGCCAGCCGCCTCCACCACCAGTCCCAACAGCTCCCCAGTCAAGTCCACCGCATCACCAGCCACCCCGGTAGTCAAGGTGAGCTTTCCCTGTCAACTGCCATTCTAG